One Streptomyces sp. NBC_01217 genomic region harbors:
- a CDS encoding glycosyltransferase: MTGPEGRTVIVRLANFVTPSSGGLRTALDQLGRGYLAAGHEPVLIVPGATRTDERTEQGRVITLPGPVLPGSGGYRVLAGRRGLRDLLETLRPDRLEVSDRTTLRWTGEWARRARVPAVMVSHETADGVLRTWGVPAAAAGRTADRLNARSAHAYTRIVCTTQWAEREFLRIGARNVVRAPLGVDLRRCRPARHSTVLRARHLHGRDVLLLLCSRLSVEKRPGRALDALAELGRLGVSATLVVAGDGPLRAGLESRARAQRLPVEFLGHVRDREALADLQAAADICLAPGPAETFGLSALEALACGTPVVASASSALPEVIGDAGMAAADTGEAFAAAVRELLGRPQEGRRAAARQRAELFGWDRSVAAFLAAHEVADRGGVPGVRA; the protein is encoded by the coding sequence ATGACCGGCCCCGAAGGACGGACGGTCATCGTCCGGCTGGCGAACTTCGTCACCCCGTCATCGGGCGGACTGCGCACCGCCCTCGACCAGCTCGGCCGCGGCTATCTCGCGGCCGGACACGAGCCGGTGCTCATCGTGCCCGGCGCCACCCGGACCGATGAGCGCACGGAACAGGGGAGGGTGATCACGCTCCCCGGGCCGGTCCTGCCCGGCAGCGGCGGCTACCGCGTGCTGGCGGGACGGCGCGGACTCCGCGACCTCCTGGAGACGCTGCGGCCCGACCGCCTGGAGGTCTCCGACCGGACCACGCTGCGATGGACGGGGGAATGGGCCCGCCGCGCCAGGGTGCCCGCCGTGATGGTCTCCCACGAGACGGCCGACGGGGTGCTGCGAACCTGGGGCGTCCCGGCCGCCGCGGCAGGGCGGACGGCCGACCGGCTCAACGCGCGCAGCGCCCACGCGTACACCCGGATTGTCTGCACCACCCAGTGGGCGGAGCGCGAGTTCCTGCGCATCGGCGCCCGAAACGTGGTGCGCGCCCCCCTCGGCGTGGACCTTCGACGCTGCCGCCCCGCACGGCACAGCACGGTGCTGCGCGCCCGGCACCTGCATGGCCGGGACGTACTGCTGCTGCTGTGCTCGCGGCTCTCGGTCGAGAAACGCCCGGGCCGGGCCCTGGACGCGCTCGCCGAGCTGGGGCGCCTGGGGGTGAGCGCGACCCTGGTCGTGGCGGGGGACGGGCCACTGCGTGCGGGCCTGGAGAGCAGGGCGAGGGCACAGCGGCTGCCGGTCGAATTCCTGGGCCATGTGCGGGACCGGGAGGCGCTGGCGGATCTGCAGGCGGCGGCCGACATCTGCCTGGCGCCCGGACCCGCCGAGACGTTCGGCCTGTCGGCCCTGGAGGCGCTGGCCTGCGGCACCCCGGTCGTGGCCAGCGCGAGCTCCGCGCTGCCCGAGGTGATCGGCGACGCCGGAATGGCCGCCGCGGACACGGGTGAGGCGTTCGCCGCCGCGGTACGGGAACTGCTCGGGCGCCCGCAGGAGGGGCGCCGTGCCGCGGCGAGGCAGCGGGCCGAACTCTTCGGCTGGGACCGCTCGGTGGCCGCGTTCCTGGCCGCGCACGAGGTGGCGGACCGGGGCGGGGTTCCGGGGGTACGGGCATGA
- the yczE gene encoding membrane protein YczE, translating to MSITPVPRGAHLTRRLLQLYVGLALYGASSALLVRAGLGLEPWGVLHQGLAERTGLSIGVVSIIVGAAVLLLWIPIRQRPGLGTVSNVFAIGIAMDGTLAVVPDVHGLTARIAVMVAGVVVNGVATGLYIAARFGPGPRDGLMTGLHLRTGRSIRLVRTLIEVAVVVTGFVLGGSLGAGTVLYALAIGPLAQFFLRFFAVDGKPARESAGSGDEESVAPATDSGDTAVTTRTPGQAILPR from the coding sequence TTGTCCATCACCCCCGTCCCTCGCGGGGCGCACCTCACCCGACGGCTGCTTCAGCTGTACGTCGGCCTGGCGCTGTACGGGGCGAGTTCGGCGCTCCTGGTCCGCGCCGGACTCGGTCTCGAACCGTGGGGAGTGCTGCATCAGGGACTCGCGGAGCGCACCGGGCTGTCCATAGGAGTCGTGTCGATCATCGTCGGCGCCGCCGTTCTGCTGCTGTGGATACCGATCAGGCAGCGTCCCGGTCTCGGCACCGTCTCCAATGTCTTCGCCATCGGCATCGCCATGGACGGCACGCTCGCGGTCGTGCCGGATGTGCACGGCCTCACCGCGCGGATCGCCGTGATGGTCGCCGGTGTCGTGGTCAACGGGGTGGCGACGGGGCTCTACATAGCGGCGCGGTTCGGCCCGGGACCGCGCGACGGGCTGATGACCGGTCTGCATCTGCGGACCGGGCGCTCCATCCGGCTCGTGCGCACGCTGATCGAGGTGGCGGTCGTGGTGACCGGCTTCGTGCTCGGCGGCTCGCTCGGCGCGGGCACGGTGCTCTACGCCCTGGCCATCGGCCCGCTCGCCCAGTTCTTCCTGCGCTTCTTCGCGGTCGACGGGAAGCCGGCCCGGGAGTCCGCCGGGTCCGGTGACGAGGAGTCCGTCGCGCCCGCGACGGACAGCGGCGACACCGCCGTCACCACCCGGACACCGGGGCAGGCCATACTTCCGCGGTGA
- a CDS encoding SCO1417 family MocR-like transcription factor, which translates to MAQWTSAVGAAQLARQLHAQQPRPAGPGARKPPAYRALADGVRLLVLEGRVPVAARLPAERELALALSVSRTTVAAAYEALRTEGFLESRRGAGSWTAVPAGNPLPARGLEPLPPESLGSMIDLGCASLPAPEPWLTRAVQGALEELAPYAHTHGDYPAGLPALRQMIADRYTARGIATMPEQIMVTTGAMGAIDAICHLFAGRGERIAVESPSYANILQLMREAGARLVPVAMEEGLGGWDMNRWRQVLRDAAPRLAYVVADFHNPTGALADEDRRRELVDAARSAGTVLVVDETMNELCLDDDVKMPRRVCAFDPAGSTVITVGSASKAFWAGMRIGWVRAAPDVIRSLVAARAYADMGTPVLEQLAVNWLMRTGGWEQAVQVRREQARDNRDSLVAAVRRELPDWEFAVPRGGLTLWVRTGGLSGSRLAVAGERVGVRVPSGPRFGVDGAFEGYVRLPFTVAGPVADEAAVRLAAAAQLVGSGAGAGAEAPRTFVA; encoded by the coding sequence ATGGCGCAGTGGACTTCGGCAGTCGGTGCGGCCCAGCTCGCCCGGCAGCTCCATGCCCAACAGCCCCGGCCCGCCGGACCGGGTGCCCGCAAGCCGCCCGCCTACCGTGCGCTGGCCGACGGGGTCCGGCTGCTCGTCCTCGAAGGCCGGGTGCCGGTGGCCGCCCGGCTGCCCGCCGAGCGGGAGCTGGCGCTCGCCCTGTCCGTCAGCCGCACCACCGTCGCCGCCGCGTACGAGGCGCTGCGCACCGAGGGGTTCCTGGAGTCCCGCCGGGGCGCCGGCAGCTGGACCGCCGTGCCCGCGGGCAATCCGCTGCCCGCACGCGGCCTGGAGCCGCTTCCCCCCGAGTCGCTCGGTTCGATGATCGACCTGGGCTGCGCCTCGCTGCCCGCCCCCGAACCCTGGCTGACCCGGGCCGTCCAGGGCGCCCTGGAGGAGCTGGCACCGTACGCCCACACCCATGGCGACTACCCGGCAGGACTGCCCGCGCTGCGCCAGATGATCGCCGACCGCTACACCGCGCGTGGCATCGCGACCATGCCCGAACAGATCATGGTCACCACCGGGGCGATGGGTGCGATCGACGCGATCTGCCACCTGTTCGCGGGCCGCGGCGAGCGGATCGCGGTGGAGTCCCCGAGCTACGCCAACATCCTGCAGCTGATGCGGGAGGCCGGCGCCCGGCTGGTGCCGGTGGCGATGGAGGAAGGGCTCGGCGGCTGGGACATGAACCGCTGGCGCCAGGTGCTGCGGGACGCGGCGCCGCGGCTCGCCTACGTCGTCGCCGACTTCCACAACCCCACCGGCGCGCTGGCCGACGAGGACCGGCGGCGCGAGCTGGTGGACGCCGCCCGCTCCGCCGGCACGGTCCTGGTCGTCGACGAGACCATGAACGAGCTGTGCCTCGACGACGACGTGAAGATGCCGCGCCGGGTCTGCGCCTTCGACCCGGCGGGCTCCACCGTGATCACGGTCGGATCGGCGAGCAAGGCCTTCTGGGCCGGCATGCGGATCGGCTGGGTGCGCGCCGCCCCCGATGTGATCCGCAGCCTGGTTGCCGCCCGCGCCTACGCCGACATGGGGACGCCCGTCCTTGAGCAGCTCGCCGTCAACTGGCTGATGCGCACCGGCGGCTGGGAGCAGGCCGTGCAGGTCCGGCGCGAACAGGCACGGGACAACCGGGATTCGCTCGTCGCCGCGGTCCGCCGGGAGCTGCCGGACTGGGAGTTCGCCGTCCCGCGCGGCGGGCTGACCCTGTGGGTGCGCACCGGTGGCCTGTCCGGATCCCGGCTCGCGGTGGCGGGGGAGCGGGTCGGTGTACGCGTTCCCTCCGGGCCCCGGTTCGGTGTCGACGGCGCCTTCGAGGGGTACGTACGGCTGCCGTTCACGGTCGCGGGGCCGGTCGCGGACGAGGCGGCGGTACGGCTCGCGGCGGCGGCGCAGCTGGTGGGTTCGGGGGCGGGTGCGGGGGCGGAGGCACCGCGGACGTTCGTCGCCTGA
- a CDS encoding ankyrin repeat domain-containing protein, whose protein sequence is MSETPDPEVVELATKVFDLARRGETETLAAYVDAGVPANLTNDRGDSLLMLAAYHGHAAAVTALAGRGADPDRANDRGQTPLAGAVFKGEDAVIEALLAAGADPAAGTPSALDTARMFGKADLLELFGSR, encoded by the coding sequence ATGAGCGAAACACCCGATCCCGAGGTGGTGGAGCTGGCGACGAAGGTCTTCGACCTGGCTCGCCGCGGTGAGACCGAAACGCTCGCCGCCTATGTCGACGCGGGCGTCCCCGCGAACCTCACCAACGACCGGGGTGATTCGCTGCTGATGCTCGCCGCGTACCACGGGCACGCCGCTGCGGTTACCGCCCTCGCCGGCCGTGGCGCCGACCCGGACCGGGCCAACGACCGCGGGCAGACGCCGCTGGCCGGAGCCGTCTTCAAGGGCGAGGACGCGGTGATCGAGGCACTGCTCGCCGCGGGGGCCGACCCGGCGGCCGGAACACCCTCCGCACTGGACACCGCGCGCATGTTCGGCAAGGCCGACCTGCTGGAACTCTTCGGCTCCCGCTGA
- a CDS encoding HEAT repeat domain-containing protein, with the protein MFDPFIAPSGTLLGLLQRGRGDGTLHALAAPRPEALAALNHCVLSDPRHDWQVENRSLYYARLYLDLDGGIEEIERHLCDPEDHLDTDDSRTGLALAVLGHLASYGRDDALALLRRYAATGANWAWALDELALRDDDAGLRALAVPVLGRFPATEEGAAELAAAVRDAYEPRPWRLWADDPREEVGARVRAASEQGSFDRWQRQMRPGGPRPGWSVQAVFDWAQQGLERGSVLHVPAARCLTAVAGPEDRSTIIEAARSGPEGARGAALHYLAEARDPAVLDLIEIAAVSASRTVAEAAVAAFERMCGDAAVERARRWARRPDALGASAAGVLACRGGAQDTPLVLGALRDAVRGEGPDAPRLWTLVDGTGRLGIACAAPVLRHVYRETSSSHLRGRAARALAATDPSFATGFAVECLWDCEETTREVAARHAETGDIRVAERLRRLAADPAEEAEVQTAVRSRIGPDAPAV; encoded by the coding sequence ATGTTTGATCCGTTCATAGCGCCGAGCGGCACCCTGCTCGGCCTGCTGCAGAGGGGCCGCGGCGACGGCACGCTCCACGCGCTCGCCGCACCACGCCCCGAGGCCCTGGCGGCTCTCAACCACTGTGTCCTGAGCGATCCGCGTCACGACTGGCAGGTGGAGAACCGCTCGCTCTACTACGCACGCCTGTACCTCGACCTCGACGGCGGCATCGAAGAGATCGAACGCCACCTGTGCGATCCAGAGGACCACCTCGACACCGACGACTCACGCACCGGGCTGGCCCTCGCCGTGCTCGGCCACCTCGCCTCGTACGGACGGGACGACGCCCTGGCCCTGCTGCGGCGGTACGCCGCGACCGGAGCCAACTGGGCCTGGGCGCTCGACGAGCTCGCCCTGCGTGACGACGACGCGGGGCTCCGCGCCCTCGCCGTACCCGTGCTCGGCCGGTTCCCGGCCACCGAGGAGGGTGCTGCCGAGCTGGCGGCCGCCGTTCGGGACGCCTACGAACCCCGCCCCTGGCGGCTCTGGGCGGACGACCCGCGCGAAGAGGTCGGCGCCAGGGTCAGGGCCGCCTCGGAACAGGGCTCCTTCGACCGCTGGCAGCGGCAGATGCGCCCCGGCGGCCCCCGCCCCGGCTGGAGCGTCCAGGCCGTCTTCGACTGGGCCCAGCAGGGGCTCGAACGCGGCAGTGTCCTGCATGTACCGGCCGCCCGCTGCCTCACCGCCGTCGCGGGCCCCGAGGACCGGTCCACGATCATCGAAGCCGCCCGCAGCGGCCCCGAGGGCGCACGCGGCGCCGCCCTGCACTACCTGGCCGAGGCCAGGGACCCGGCCGTGCTCGACCTCATCGAGATCGCCGCGGTCAGCGCCTCGCGCACCGTCGCCGAAGCGGCCGTCGCCGCCTTCGAGCGGATGTGCGGCGACGCGGCGGTCGAGCGGGCCAGGCGCTGGGCCCGACGGCCCGACGCGCTCGGCGCCTCCGCGGCCGGTGTGCTCGCCTGCCGGGGCGGCGCCCAGGACACCCCACTGGTTCTCGGCGCACTCCGCGACGCCGTGCGCGGCGAAGGGCCGGACGCACCACGCCTGTGGACCCTCGTCGACGGCACGGGCCGCCTCGGCATCGCCTGCGCCGCCCCCGTCCTGCGCCATGTCTACCGGGAGACGTCCTCCTCGCACCTGCGCGGCCGAGCGGCCCGCGCACTGGCCGCGACCGACCCCTCCTTCGCCACCGGATTCGCCGTCGAATGCCTGTGGGACTGCGAGGAGACCACCCGCGAGGTCGCCGCACGCCACGCCGAGACCGGTGACATCAGGGTCGCCGAGCGACTGCGCCGACTCGCCGCGGACCCGGCCGAGGAGGCCGAGGTGCAGACAGCGGTACGCAGCAGGATCGGGCCAGACGCCCCCGCGGTCTGA
- a CDS encoding ATP-binding protein gives MARRPLPRILSSGSASITRSRELVRTAAENATDILHPLITITRGLRLLAGAGRQKWAATPKDKRGPALFCAAACVFVVALIPYGSVLALVTVMGAAAWKGRERTPVRTGPGEAETRRLRSLYEALVPYFSVADDPSPLFAHGGEWDKVFSGYEFDGNGRLTRLHVAYPAYFTDSEADSRNRIEQLLHAKSGRGREYRFTWDEEGNQLVMSVLEALPTSIGAQRFVTAPGETVLGFTDGEAVQRTVPVSDGDATRDAPPVVWRTGARSTEPHLLIVGQPGSGTTTLLRSIALQALQHGDILIVEGSGSGEYACLAGRDGVLAVECGLAGALATLEWAAHETERRLIAANRARQAGHPAPDDIKRPLWMLLDRPGAFGPLAAADGKPDPQELLQVPLRHGRAANVTVVTTDQFDSLDTLSETVRTHTRARVVLGDCSREQIESVLGTEPHTTPAPDVPPGRGYARLGTGPVVRLQVPATPDPYDEATSEAQRQAVLGLLPGRQTPAEGTAPAVPDPARPRPLTAAVSAEGVAAGD, from the coding sequence GTGGCCCGGCGACCACTCCCCCGCATTCTGAGCAGCGGCAGCGCGTCGATCACTCGCAGTCGCGAGCTCGTGCGCACGGCCGCCGAGAACGCCACCGACATCCTCCATCCGCTGATAACGATCACCCGTGGTCTGCGGCTGCTGGCCGGAGCGGGACGGCAGAAGTGGGCCGCGACGCCCAAGGACAAGCGTGGTCCGGCGCTTTTCTGCGCCGCGGCATGCGTCTTCGTGGTCGCGCTCATCCCGTACGGGTCTGTGCTCGCCCTGGTCACGGTGATGGGTGCGGCCGCATGGAAGGGGCGGGAGCGGACCCCCGTGAGGACCGGCCCCGGCGAGGCGGAGACCCGACGGCTGCGGTCCCTGTACGAGGCGCTCGTGCCGTACTTCTCCGTGGCCGACGACCCCAGTCCGCTGTTCGCCCACGGCGGCGAGTGGGACAAGGTCTTCAGCGGTTACGAGTTCGACGGCAACGGGCGCCTGACACGTCTCCACGTGGCGTACCCCGCCTACTTCACCGACAGCGAGGCCGATTCCCGCAACCGGATCGAGCAGCTGCTGCACGCCAAGTCGGGCCGCGGACGCGAATACCGCTTCACCTGGGACGAGGAGGGCAACCAACTCGTGATGAGCGTGCTCGAAGCGCTGCCCACCTCGATCGGGGCCCAGCGCTTCGTCACCGCTCCCGGCGAGACCGTGCTGGGTTTCACCGACGGCGAAGCGGTGCAGCGCACCGTCCCCGTGAGCGACGGCGACGCGACCCGTGACGCGCCCCCGGTCGTCTGGCGGACCGGCGCCCGCTCCACCGAGCCGCATCTGCTGATCGTCGGCCAGCCCGGCAGCGGCACCACCACTCTGCTGCGCTCCATCGCCCTCCAGGCGCTCCAGCACGGCGACATCCTGATCGTCGAGGGCAGTGGAAGCGGCGAGTACGCCTGCCTGGCCGGGCGCGACGGCGTACTGGCCGTGGAGTGCGGCCTGGCCGGTGCGCTGGCGACCCTGGAGTGGGCGGCGCACGAGACGGAGCGACGGCTGATCGCGGCGAACCGGGCCCGGCAGGCCGGCCACCCCGCCCCCGACGACATCAAGCGCCCGCTCTGGATGCTGCTGGACCGGCCCGGCGCCTTCGGCCCGCTGGCGGCCGCCGACGGCAAGCCCGATCCCCAGGAGCTGCTCCAGGTGCCGCTGCGGCACGGCAGGGCGGCCAACGTCACCGTGGTCACGACCGATCAGTTCGACAGCCTGGACACCCTCTCCGAGACGGTACGGACCCACACCAGGGCCCGGGTCGTGCTCGGCGACTGTTCCCGCGAACAGATCGAGTCGGTGCTCGGCACGGAGCCGCACACCACTCCGGCACCGGACGTCCCGCCCGGCCGGGGGTACGCGCGACTCGGTACCGGTCCCGTGGTGCGGCTCCAGGTCCCGGCCACGCCCGATCCGTACGACGAGGCGACCAGCGAGGCGCAGCGGCAGGCGGTCCTCGGCCTGCTCCCGGGGCGGCAGACCCCGGCCGAGGGGACCGCACCGGCCGTCCCGGACCCAGCACGGCCGCGCCCCCTGACCGCGGCCGTGTCCGCCGAGGGCGTGGCGGCCGGGGACTGA
- a CDS encoding glycosyltransferase family 4 protein, with protein sequence MRVVIVTESFPPDVNGVAHCTLQTARHLALRGHEPLVIAPATAGATTTSRSDPSDALETDAPCPVVRVPSLPLPGYPQVRVALPSRRLTAALTAHRAELVHLAGPFVLGARGMAAAAKLGLPAVAVYQTDLAGYARTYLGTGENTAWRRMRAVHSAADRTLAPSTSAVRDLTEHGVPRVRLWPRGVDTERFRPGLRDEALRRRLAPGGERIVGYVGRLAPEKHVELLAGACAIPGVRVVVVGDGPSEPSLRSALPGAVFLGRRTGDELARIFASLDMFVHTGPYETFCQTVQEAMACAVPVIAPAAGGPLDLVDHGRTGLLVPPLDVGAVAAAVGALAADPVRAAAYGATGRATVEGRTWQAVGDQLLDHYDEVLRERTAVAA encoded by the coding sequence ATGCGTGTCGTCATCGTCACCGAATCCTTCCCGCCGGATGTCAACGGCGTCGCCCACTGCACCCTGCAGACGGCCCGGCATCTCGCCCTACGCGGCCACGAACCGCTCGTCATCGCCCCGGCCACGGCCGGCGCGACGACCACCTCCCGATCGGACCCCTCCGACGCTCTCGAAACCGACGCACCCTGCCCCGTGGTGCGCGTGCCTTCCCTGCCCCTGCCCGGCTATCCCCAGGTCCGGGTGGCTCTCCCGAGCCGGCGGCTGACCGCCGCCCTCACCGCCCACCGCGCCGAACTCGTCCATCTGGCCGGACCGTTCGTGCTCGGCGCACGCGGCATGGCGGCCGCGGCCAAGCTCGGACTGCCGGCCGTGGCCGTCTACCAGACCGACCTGGCCGGCTATGCACGCACGTACCTCGGCACCGGCGAGAACACCGCCTGGCGCCGGATGCGCGCCGTGCACAGCGCCGCCGACCGCACCCTCGCGCCCTCCACCTCCGCCGTCCGCGACCTCACCGAGCACGGCGTGCCCCGGGTCCGGCTGTGGCCACGCGGCGTCGACACCGAACGGTTTCGGCCCGGGCTGCGGGACGAGGCGCTGCGCCGCCGTCTGGCGCCCGGCGGGGAGCGGATCGTCGGATACGTCGGACGGCTCGCCCCGGAGAAACACGTCGAACTCCTCGCCGGGGCCTGCGCGATACCCGGGGTCCGGGTCGTGGTCGTCGGTGACGGCCCCAGCGAGCCGTCACTGCGCAGCGCACTGCCCGGTGCCGTCTTCCTCGGCCGCAGGACCGGGGACGAACTCGCCCGGATCTTCGCCTCGCTGGACATGTTCGTGCACACAGGTCCGTACGAGACGTTCTGTCAGACGGTGCAGGAGGCCATGGCCTGCGCGGTGCCCGTGATCGCCCCGGCTGCGGGCGGACCGCTCGACCTCGTCGACCACGGGCGGACCGGGCTGCTCGTCCCGCCGCTCGACGTTGGTGCGGTGGCGGCGGCGGTCGGCGCACTGGCCGCGGACCCCGTGCGCGCGGCGGCCTACGGCGCCACCGGCCGGGCCACCGTCGAGGGCCGGACCTGGCAGGCCGTCGGCGACCAGCTCCTGGACCACTACGACGAGGTGCTGCGCGAACGAACGGCGGTGGCGGCATGA
- a CDS encoding SGNH/GDSL hydrolase family protein, producing the protein MNAASMLPGIPEQRTPATPGLAPLRFAALGDSFTEGVGDPVPGGRRGWAALLADSVPDGRRGVEFRNFAVSGAQSGDVLDRQAAAAAAFRPHLASVVVGVNDTLRRTFDIRLLARRLDEVCALLTRSGAVLLTACLPDPGAVLGLPAPLGRPLARRQGAVNAVVHVLSERYDAVHLHMADQAWVCDRSLWSADRLHPAEHGHRTVAAGFHELLAARGLALGPAPGLEPQQPPPSRADNWLWLATAGTGWLARRSTDLLPQLLCLAAVEVRHRVCGTDERLDRQAEAALRNALDAVQPAGAPPPAALRTGERTVASGPLSVPRVSMEG; encoded by the coding sequence ATGAACGCGGCGTCGATGCTGCCGGGCATCCCGGAACAGCGCACTCCCGCTACGCCGGGCCTCGCCCCGCTGCGGTTCGCCGCGCTCGGGGACTCGTTCACCGAAGGCGTGGGCGACCCCGTCCCCGGCGGCCGGCGGGGCTGGGCCGCACTGCTCGCCGACAGTGTCCCGGACGGCCGGCGGGGCGTGGAGTTCCGTAACTTCGCCGTCAGCGGCGCGCAGTCCGGCGACGTCCTGGACCGGCAGGCCGCGGCGGCGGCCGCGTTCCGGCCGCACCTCGCGTCCGTCGTCGTCGGCGTCAACGACACCCTGCGCCGCACCTTCGACATCCGGCTCCTCGCCCGGCGCCTGGACGAGGTCTGCGCGCTCCTGACGCGGAGCGGAGCCGTACTCCTGACCGCCTGCCTGCCCGACCCCGGCGCCGTGCTCGGGCTCCCCGCGCCCCTGGGCAGGCCGCTCGCCCGCCGCCAGGGAGCGGTGAACGCCGTCGTGCACGTGCTGTCCGAGCGCTACGACGCCGTTCATCTGCACATGGCGGACCAGGCGTGGGTCTGCGACCGCTCCCTGTGGAGCGCCGACCGGCTCCACCCGGCCGAACACGGTCATCGGACGGTCGCCGCCGGTTTCCATGAACTGCTTGCGGCCCGAGGGCTGGCCCTGGGCCCGGCACCCGGGCTCGAACCCCAGCAGCCGCCCCCGAGCCGCGCCGACAACTGGCTCTGGCTCGCCACCGCGGGTACCGGCTGGCTGGCCCGCAGAAGCACCGACCTGTTGCCGCAGCTGCTGTGCCTTGCCGCGGTGGAGGTACGGCACCGGGTGTGCGGCACCGACGAGCGGCTGGACCGGCAGGCCGAGGCGGCGTTGCGCAACGCGCTGGACGCCGTACAGCCGGCCGGCGCACCGCCACCCGCCGCACTGCGCACCGGGGAGCGGACCGTGGCATCTGGTCCGTTGTCCGTGCCA